A genome region from Manihot esculenta cultivar AM560-2 chromosome 5, M.esculenta_v8, whole genome shotgun sequence includes the following:
- the LOC110615127 gene encoding meiosis-specific protein ASY3 isoform X3: protein MEVDKRQNLQDDRMSDCRSLGSNYHPSSQSRKISIGIMIDSQVKKRLEVSKEDNIVASNLERKNSHKENSLGGKNKGKGIINANESKQTEAPETVTSPWITTRSFHQKTSTSQTLAFAKETSNIPATSKRRNKFSRAQDAPVTHSVQLFAQQTSVLRSGDSKQKKFDGLTYRRKGSGDGNSQRAEEFRFVTAQEVLVNKALTEDNREDRTQTLRMKLCEILGTVSSPRSQPSNSQPREAGANNLKQEKIYPQKGDAVVKPVQNSDTIETDSENPDHTTKRPVTCYMTRKRISTKVQAVKTKVGPSSSYRNKIQEKNIFSFGEGLFGKGDVAVSSGSTIPMRKNGRIKISGIEPRRINFNENNNKDEIQAAAHWSKIPSDAETEKASPLGDKTGNSHGCLPQGKEQHLEQKNINQERDSHQSPRKESRQSLGTNRVDLQGDYSSPAAQENGDEKGEFFIPSLKNIMETQVEFQSPTFKLNTPILSSSPISAPKTDKIERTIYSPAPAEGRFTLGNIRSFRTLQTSNADCHSPNAKTESSDDALELKDSPRHKPSPLTGRKEAEGLSESSSDDGDSKSLEEDHTERDVLSPEVATAERSTFMLYRSKRLRNHEGNDVPEFGPTSASPKGTGDSDWNPEPSEQYQENELERVIKLFVLALENFKDKMKSVTRKKSCEILMSVSEDIQLQLQNIESQIQTDVGKLTSASKSKRKRLETRLQEQQEKLKLIHDKFKEDIYQLLHDCKSTVEELEMHHNELKGTVKKQKAMHQKLFVNMEEAVETQLSDAHRRITAMHKSARDKMLQLQHVIAKCLNEDWVDVIQSGLT from the exons ATGGAGGTTGATAAACGACAGAATTTACAAGAT GATCGAATGAGTGATTGTCGGAGTTTGGGCAGTAATTATCACCCATCCAGTCAATCTAGAAAGATTTCAATTGGAATTATGATAGACTCACAGGTGAAGAAAAGATTAGAAGTTTCGAAGGAAGATAATATTGTTGCATCGAATTTGGAAAGGAAAAACTCTCACAAAGAAAATTCTCTTGGAGGTAAAAACAAGGGGAAAGGCATCATTAATGCTAATGAGAGCAAACAAACTGAAGCTCCAGAGACGGTCACTTCCCCATGGATTACTACTAGATCCTTTCACCAAAAAACATCAACTTCACAGACTCTCGCTTTTGCAAAAGAAACTTCCAATATACCAGCCACCAGTAAGAGGAGGAACAAGTTTAGCAGAGCACAGGATGCACCAGTAACACATTCAGTACAGCTTTTTGCACAGCAGACGTCGGTTTTACGTTCTGGAGATAGCAAGCAAAAGAAGTTTGATGGACTGACCTACAGAAGGAAGGGAAGTGGGGATGGGAACTCACAGAGGGCAGAGGAATTTAGATTTGTGACTGCACAGGAAGTCCTTGTGAATAAAGCATTGACAGAGGATAACAGAGAAGATAGAACTCAAACTTTGAGAATGAAACTATGTGAGATATTAGGAACTGTTTCTTCACCTAGAAGTCAGCCCTCTAATTCTCAGCCTCGTGAGGCAGGTGCTAATAATTTAAAGCAGGAGAAAATATATCCTCAAAAGGGTGATGCAGTTGTCAAGCCTGTGCAGAACTCAGATACCATAGAAACTGATTCTGAGAATCCTGATCATACTACGAAGAGACCAGTAACCTGTTACATGACCCGAAAAAGAATTTCAACCAAAGTGCAAGCCGTGAAGACTAAAGTTGGCCCATCTTCCAGTTACAGAAACAAAATCCAGGAGAAAAATATATTCTCCTTTGGAGAAGGATTGTTTGGGAAAGGAGATGTTGCTGTCAGCAGTGGCTCCACAATACCTATGAGAAAGAATGGTAGGATAAAGATTTCTGGCATAGAGCCACGCAGGATTAACTTCAATGAGAACAACAATAAAGATGAGATTCAGGCGGCAGCGCATTGGAGTAAAATTCCATCAGATGCTGAGACTGAGAAAGCATCTCCACTTGGTGATAAGACTGGAAATTCTCATGGCTGTTTGCCTCAAGGGAAAGAACAGCACCTTGAGCAAAAGAATATAAACCAAGAAAGAGATTCCCATCAATCTCCAAGGAAAGAGTCCCGTCAGTCATTAGGGACAAACAGGGTGGATCTGCAGGGGGATTATAGCAGTCCAGCAGCACAAGAAAATGGAGATGAAAAAGGAGAATTTTTTATTCCTTCTTTAAAGAATATTATGGAAACACAAGTTGAATTCCAAAGTCCAACATTCAAATTAAATACTCCTATCTTAAGCTCTTCCCCTATCTCAGCGCCAAAAACTGACAAAATAGAGCGGACTATTTATAGTCCTGCCCCAGCGGAGGGAAGATTTACTCTGGGAAATATTCGCAGCTTCAGGACTTTGCAGACTTCAAACGCAGATTGTCATTCCCCAAATGCTAAAACAGAATCATCT GATGATGCACTGGAACTCAAAGATTCTCCTCGCCACAAGCCATCACCTCTTACGGGAAGAAAAGAAGCAGAAGGCCTTTCCGAATCATCATCTGACGATGGGGACTCTAAGAGCTTAGAAGAAG ATCATACAGAAAGAGATGTCTTGTCTCCAGAAGTTGCAACAGCTGAGAGATCCACTTTCATGCTTTATCGAAGTAAAAGGCTCCGCAATCATGAAGGGAATGATGTTCCCGAATTTGGCCCCACCTCAGCCTCTCCGAAAG GCACTGGTGATAGTGACTGGAACCCAGAGCCTTCAGAACAATACCAAGAGAATGAATTGGAAAG GGTTATCAAACTGTTTGTCCTGGCTTTGGAGAATTTCAAAGACAAAATGAAGTCAGTGACTAGAAAGAAATCCTGTGAAATTTTGATGTCTGTTTCCGAGGATATTCAACTACAACTGCAGAATATTGAGTCACAAATCCAAacagatgt TGGGAAGCTGACAAGTGCTAGTAAATCAAAAAGAAAACGGTTGGAGACAAGATTACAAG AGCAACAAGAAAAACTGAAGTTGATACATGATAAATTCAAAGAAGATATCTACCAACTTCTCCATGACTGTAAAAGCACAGTTGAAGAGTTAGAAATGCACCATAATGAATTGAAAGGAACTGTGAAAAAGCAAA AAGCAATGCACCAGAAGCTTTTCGTGAACATGGAAGAAGCAGTTGAAACACAGCTTAGCGATGCACACAGAAGAATCACAGCCATGCACAAG TCGGCAAGGGATAAGATGCTTCAATTGCAACATGTAATAGCCAAGTGTTTGAATGAGGACTGGGTTGACGTAATTCAATCTGGGTTGACGTAA
- the LOC110615127 gene encoding meiosis-specific protein ASY3 isoform X2 yields the protein MEVDKRQNLQDDRMSDCRSLGSNYHPSSQSRKISIGIMIDSQVKKRLEVSKEDNIVASNLERKNSHKENSLGGKNKGKGIINANESKQTEAPETVTSPWITTRSFHQKTSTSQTLAFAKETSNIPATSKRRNKFSRAQDAPVTHSVQLFAQQTSVLRSGDSKQKKFDGLTYRRKGSGDGNSQRAEEFRFVTAQEVLVNKALTEDNREDRTQTLRMKLCEILGTVSSPRSQPSNSQPREAGANNLKQEKIYPQKGDAVVKPVQNSDTIETDSENPDHTTKRPVTCYMTRKRISTKVQAVKTKVGPSSSYRNKIQEKNIFSFGEGLFGKGDVAVSSGSTIPMRKNGRIKISGIEPRRINFNENNNKDEIQAAAHWSKIPSDAETEKASPLGDKTGNSHGCLPQGKEQHLEQKNINQERDSHQSPRKESRQSLGTNRVDLQGDYSSPAAQENGDEKGEFFIPSLKNIMETQVEFQSPTFKLNTPILSSSPISAPKTDKIERTIYSPAPAEGRFTLGNIRSFRTLQTSNADCHSPNAKTESSDDALELKDSPRHKPSPLTGRKEAEGLSESSSDDGDSKSLEEERDVLSPEVATAERSTFMLYRSKRLRNHEGNDVPEFGPTSASPKGTTLTCTGDSDWNPEPSEQYQENELERVIKLFVLALENFKDKMKSVTRKKSCEILMSVSEDIQLQLQNIESQIQTDVGKLTSASKSKRKRLETRLQEQQEKLKLIHDKFKEDIYQLLHDCKSTVEELEMHHNELKGTVKKQKAMHQKLFVNMEEAVETQLSDAHRRITAMHKSARDKMLQLQHVIAKCLNEDWVDVIQSGLT from the exons ATGGAGGTTGATAAACGACAGAATTTACAAGAT GATCGAATGAGTGATTGTCGGAGTTTGGGCAGTAATTATCACCCATCCAGTCAATCTAGAAAGATTTCAATTGGAATTATGATAGACTCACAGGTGAAGAAAAGATTAGAAGTTTCGAAGGAAGATAATATTGTTGCATCGAATTTGGAAAGGAAAAACTCTCACAAAGAAAATTCTCTTGGAGGTAAAAACAAGGGGAAAGGCATCATTAATGCTAATGAGAGCAAACAAACTGAAGCTCCAGAGACGGTCACTTCCCCATGGATTACTACTAGATCCTTTCACCAAAAAACATCAACTTCACAGACTCTCGCTTTTGCAAAAGAAACTTCCAATATACCAGCCACCAGTAAGAGGAGGAACAAGTTTAGCAGAGCACAGGATGCACCAGTAACACATTCAGTACAGCTTTTTGCACAGCAGACGTCGGTTTTACGTTCTGGAGATAGCAAGCAAAAGAAGTTTGATGGACTGACCTACAGAAGGAAGGGAAGTGGGGATGGGAACTCACAGAGGGCAGAGGAATTTAGATTTGTGACTGCACAGGAAGTCCTTGTGAATAAAGCATTGACAGAGGATAACAGAGAAGATAGAACTCAAACTTTGAGAATGAAACTATGTGAGATATTAGGAACTGTTTCTTCACCTAGAAGTCAGCCCTCTAATTCTCAGCCTCGTGAGGCAGGTGCTAATAATTTAAAGCAGGAGAAAATATATCCTCAAAAGGGTGATGCAGTTGTCAAGCCTGTGCAGAACTCAGATACCATAGAAACTGATTCTGAGAATCCTGATCATACTACGAAGAGACCAGTAACCTGTTACATGACCCGAAAAAGAATTTCAACCAAAGTGCAAGCCGTGAAGACTAAAGTTGGCCCATCTTCCAGTTACAGAAACAAAATCCAGGAGAAAAATATATTCTCCTTTGGAGAAGGATTGTTTGGGAAAGGAGATGTTGCTGTCAGCAGTGGCTCCACAATACCTATGAGAAAGAATGGTAGGATAAAGATTTCTGGCATAGAGCCACGCAGGATTAACTTCAATGAGAACAACAATAAAGATGAGATTCAGGCGGCAGCGCATTGGAGTAAAATTCCATCAGATGCTGAGACTGAGAAAGCATCTCCACTTGGTGATAAGACTGGAAATTCTCATGGCTGTTTGCCTCAAGGGAAAGAACAGCACCTTGAGCAAAAGAATATAAACCAAGAAAGAGATTCCCATCAATCTCCAAGGAAAGAGTCCCGTCAGTCATTAGGGACAAACAGGGTGGATCTGCAGGGGGATTATAGCAGTCCAGCAGCACAAGAAAATGGAGATGAAAAAGGAGAATTTTTTATTCCTTCTTTAAAGAATATTATGGAAACACAAGTTGAATTCCAAAGTCCAACATTCAAATTAAATACTCCTATCTTAAGCTCTTCCCCTATCTCAGCGCCAAAAACTGACAAAATAGAGCGGACTATTTATAGTCCTGCCCCAGCGGAGGGAAGATTTACTCTGGGAAATATTCGCAGCTTCAGGACTTTGCAGACTTCAAACGCAGATTGTCATTCCCCAAATGCTAAAACAGAATCATCT GATGATGCACTGGAACTCAAAGATTCTCCTCGCCACAAGCCATCACCTCTTACGGGAAGAAAAGAAGCAGAAGGCCTTTCCGAATCATCATCTGACGATGGGGACTCTAAGAGCTTAGAAGAAG AAAGAGATGTCTTGTCTCCAGAAGTTGCAACAGCTGAGAGATCCACTTTCATGCTTTATCGAAGTAAAAGGCTCCGCAATCATGAAGGGAATGATGTTCCCGAATTTGGCCCCACCTCAGCCTCTCCGAAAGGCACAACTTTAACAT GCACTGGTGATAGTGACTGGAACCCAGAGCCTTCAGAACAATACCAAGAGAATGAATTGGAAAG GGTTATCAAACTGTTTGTCCTGGCTTTGGAGAATTTCAAAGACAAAATGAAGTCAGTGACTAGAAAGAAATCCTGTGAAATTTTGATGTCTGTTTCCGAGGATATTCAACTACAACTGCAGAATATTGAGTCACAAATCCAAacagatgt TGGGAAGCTGACAAGTGCTAGTAAATCAAAAAGAAAACGGTTGGAGACAAGATTACAAG AGCAACAAGAAAAACTGAAGTTGATACATGATAAATTCAAAGAAGATATCTACCAACTTCTCCATGACTGTAAAAGCACAGTTGAAGAGTTAGAAATGCACCATAATGAATTGAAAGGAACTGTGAAAAAGCAAA AAGCAATGCACCAGAAGCTTTTCGTGAACATGGAAGAAGCAGTTGAAACACAGCTTAGCGATGCACACAGAAGAATCACAGCCATGCACAAG TCGGCAAGGGATAAGATGCTTCAATTGCAACATGTAATAGCCAAGTGTTTGAATGAGGACTGGGTTGACGTAATTCAATCTGGGTTGACGTAA
- the LOC110615127 gene encoding meiosis-specific protein ASY3 isoform X1, with the protein MEVDKRQNLQDDRMSDCRSLGSNYHPSSQSRKISIGIMIDSQVKKRLEVSKEDNIVASNLERKNSHKENSLGGKNKGKGIINANESKQTEAPETVTSPWITTRSFHQKTSTSQTLAFAKETSNIPATSKRRNKFSRAQDAPVTHSVQLFAQQTSVLRSGDSKQKKFDGLTYRRKGSGDGNSQRAEEFRFVTAQEVLVNKALTEDNREDRTQTLRMKLCEILGTVSSPRSQPSNSQPREAGANNLKQEKIYPQKGDAVVKPVQNSDTIETDSENPDHTTKRPVTCYMTRKRISTKVQAVKTKVGPSSSYRNKIQEKNIFSFGEGLFGKGDVAVSSGSTIPMRKNGRIKISGIEPRRINFNENNNKDEIQAAAHWSKIPSDAETEKASPLGDKTGNSHGCLPQGKEQHLEQKNINQERDSHQSPRKESRQSLGTNRVDLQGDYSSPAAQENGDEKGEFFIPSLKNIMETQVEFQSPTFKLNTPILSSSPISAPKTDKIERTIYSPAPAEGRFTLGNIRSFRTLQTSNADCHSPNAKTESSDDALELKDSPRHKPSPLTGRKEAEGLSESSSDDGDSKSLEEDHTERDVLSPEVATAERSTFMLYRSKRLRNHEGNDVPEFGPTSASPKGTTLTCTGDSDWNPEPSEQYQENELERVIKLFVLALENFKDKMKSVTRKKSCEILMSVSEDIQLQLQNIESQIQTDVGKLTSASKSKRKRLETRLQEQQEKLKLIHDKFKEDIYQLLHDCKSTVEELEMHHNELKGTVKKQKAMHQKLFVNMEEAVETQLSDAHRRITAMHKSARDKMLQLQHVIAKCLNEDWVDVIQSGLT; encoded by the exons ATGGAGGTTGATAAACGACAGAATTTACAAGAT GATCGAATGAGTGATTGTCGGAGTTTGGGCAGTAATTATCACCCATCCAGTCAATCTAGAAAGATTTCAATTGGAATTATGATAGACTCACAGGTGAAGAAAAGATTAGAAGTTTCGAAGGAAGATAATATTGTTGCATCGAATTTGGAAAGGAAAAACTCTCACAAAGAAAATTCTCTTGGAGGTAAAAACAAGGGGAAAGGCATCATTAATGCTAATGAGAGCAAACAAACTGAAGCTCCAGAGACGGTCACTTCCCCATGGATTACTACTAGATCCTTTCACCAAAAAACATCAACTTCACAGACTCTCGCTTTTGCAAAAGAAACTTCCAATATACCAGCCACCAGTAAGAGGAGGAACAAGTTTAGCAGAGCACAGGATGCACCAGTAACACATTCAGTACAGCTTTTTGCACAGCAGACGTCGGTTTTACGTTCTGGAGATAGCAAGCAAAAGAAGTTTGATGGACTGACCTACAGAAGGAAGGGAAGTGGGGATGGGAACTCACAGAGGGCAGAGGAATTTAGATTTGTGACTGCACAGGAAGTCCTTGTGAATAAAGCATTGACAGAGGATAACAGAGAAGATAGAACTCAAACTTTGAGAATGAAACTATGTGAGATATTAGGAACTGTTTCTTCACCTAGAAGTCAGCCCTCTAATTCTCAGCCTCGTGAGGCAGGTGCTAATAATTTAAAGCAGGAGAAAATATATCCTCAAAAGGGTGATGCAGTTGTCAAGCCTGTGCAGAACTCAGATACCATAGAAACTGATTCTGAGAATCCTGATCATACTACGAAGAGACCAGTAACCTGTTACATGACCCGAAAAAGAATTTCAACCAAAGTGCAAGCCGTGAAGACTAAAGTTGGCCCATCTTCCAGTTACAGAAACAAAATCCAGGAGAAAAATATATTCTCCTTTGGAGAAGGATTGTTTGGGAAAGGAGATGTTGCTGTCAGCAGTGGCTCCACAATACCTATGAGAAAGAATGGTAGGATAAAGATTTCTGGCATAGAGCCACGCAGGATTAACTTCAATGAGAACAACAATAAAGATGAGATTCAGGCGGCAGCGCATTGGAGTAAAATTCCATCAGATGCTGAGACTGAGAAAGCATCTCCACTTGGTGATAAGACTGGAAATTCTCATGGCTGTTTGCCTCAAGGGAAAGAACAGCACCTTGAGCAAAAGAATATAAACCAAGAAAGAGATTCCCATCAATCTCCAAGGAAAGAGTCCCGTCAGTCATTAGGGACAAACAGGGTGGATCTGCAGGGGGATTATAGCAGTCCAGCAGCACAAGAAAATGGAGATGAAAAAGGAGAATTTTTTATTCCTTCTTTAAAGAATATTATGGAAACACAAGTTGAATTCCAAAGTCCAACATTCAAATTAAATACTCCTATCTTAAGCTCTTCCCCTATCTCAGCGCCAAAAACTGACAAAATAGAGCGGACTATTTATAGTCCTGCCCCAGCGGAGGGAAGATTTACTCTGGGAAATATTCGCAGCTTCAGGACTTTGCAGACTTCAAACGCAGATTGTCATTCCCCAAATGCTAAAACAGAATCATCT GATGATGCACTGGAACTCAAAGATTCTCCTCGCCACAAGCCATCACCTCTTACGGGAAGAAAAGAAGCAGAAGGCCTTTCCGAATCATCATCTGACGATGGGGACTCTAAGAGCTTAGAAGAAG ATCATACAGAAAGAGATGTCTTGTCTCCAGAAGTTGCAACAGCTGAGAGATCCACTTTCATGCTTTATCGAAGTAAAAGGCTCCGCAATCATGAAGGGAATGATGTTCCCGAATTTGGCCCCACCTCAGCCTCTCCGAAAGGCACAACTTTAACAT GCACTGGTGATAGTGACTGGAACCCAGAGCCTTCAGAACAATACCAAGAGAATGAATTGGAAAG GGTTATCAAACTGTTTGTCCTGGCTTTGGAGAATTTCAAAGACAAAATGAAGTCAGTGACTAGAAAGAAATCCTGTGAAATTTTGATGTCTGTTTCCGAGGATATTCAACTACAACTGCAGAATATTGAGTCACAAATCCAAacagatgt TGGGAAGCTGACAAGTGCTAGTAAATCAAAAAGAAAACGGTTGGAGACAAGATTACAAG AGCAACAAGAAAAACTGAAGTTGATACATGATAAATTCAAAGAAGATATCTACCAACTTCTCCATGACTGTAAAAGCACAGTTGAAGAGTTAGAAATGCACCATAATGAATTGAAAGGAACTGTGAAAAAGCAAA AAGCAATGCACCAGAAGCTTTTCGTGAACATGGAAGAAGCAGTTGAAACACAGCTTAGCGATGCACACAGAAGAATCACAGCCATGCACAAG TCGGCAAGGGATAAGATGCTTCAATTGCAACATGTAATAGCCAAGTGTTTGAATGAGGACTGGGTTGACGTAATTCAATCTGGGTTGACGTAA
- the LOC110615127 gene encoding meiosis-specific protein ASY3 isoform X4 yields the protein MEVDKRQNLQDDRMSDCRSLGSNYHPSSQSRKISIGIMIDSQVKKRLEVSKEDNIVASNLERKNSHKENSLGGKNKGKGIINANESKQTEAPETVTSPWITTRSFHQKTSTSQTLAFAKETSNIPATSKRRNKFSRAQDAPVTHSVQLFAQQTSVLRSGDSKQKKFDGLTYRRKGSGDGNSQRAEEFRFVTAQEVLVNKALTEDNREDRTQTLRMKLCEILGTVSSPRSQPSNSQPREAGANNLKQEKIYPQKGDAVVKPVQNSDTIETDSENPDHTTKRPVTCYMTRKRISTKVQAVKTKVGPSSSYRNKIQEKNIFSFGEGLFGKGDVAVSSGSTIPMRKNGRIKISGIEPRRINFNENNNKDEIQAAAHWSKIPSDAETEKASPLGDKTGNSHGCLPQGKEQHLEQKNINQERDSHQSPRKESRQSLGTNRVDLQGDYSSPAAQENGDEKGEFFIPSLKNIMETQVEFQSPTFKLNTPILSSSPISAPKTDKIERTIYSPAPAEGRFTLGNIRSFRTLQTSNADCHSPNAKTESSDDALELKDSPRHKPSPLTGRKEAEGLSESSSDDGDSKSLEEDHTERDVLSPEVATAERSTFMLYRSKRLRNHEGNDVPEFGPTSASPKGTTLTCTGDSDWNPEPSEQYQENELERVIKLFVLALENFKDKMKSVTRKKSCEILMSVSEDIQLQLQNIESQIQTDVGKLTSASKSKRKRLETRLQGGSHTTPCAMFETCF from the exons ATGGAGGTTGATAAACGACAGAATTTACAAGAT GATCGAATGAGTGATTGTCGGAGTTTGGGCAGTAATTATCACCCATCCAGTCAATCTAGAAAGATTTCAATTGGAATTATGATAGACTCACAGGTGAAGAAAAGATTAGAAGTTTCGAAGGAAGATAATATTGTTGCATCGAATTTGGAAAGGAAAAACTCTCACAAAGAAAATTCTCTTGGAGGTAAAAACAAGGGGAAAGGCATCATTAATGCTAATGAGAGCAAACAAACTGAAGCTCCAGAGACGGTCACTTCCCCATGGATTACTACTAGATCCTTTCACCAAAAAACATCAACTTCACAGACTCTCGCTTTTGCAAAAGAAACTTCCAATATACCAGCCACCAGTAAGAGGAGGAACAAGTTTAGCAGAGCACAGGATGCACCAGTAACACATTCAGTACAGCTTTTTGCACAGCAGACGTCGGTTTTACGTTCTGGAGATAGCAAGCAAAAGAAGTTTGATGGACTGACCTACAGAAGGAAGGGAAGTGGGGATGGGAACTCACAGAGGGCAGAGGAATTTAGATTTGTGACTGCACAGGAAGTCCTTGTGAATAAAGCATTGACAGAGGATAACAGAGAAGATAGAACTCAAACTTTGAGAATGAAACTATGTGAGATATTAGGAACTGTTTCTTCACCTAGAAGTCAGCCCTCTAATTCTCAGCCTCGTGAGGCAGGTGCTAATAATTTAAAGCAGGAGAAAATATATCCTCAAAAGGGTGATGCAGTTGTCAAGCCTGTGCAGAACTCAGATACCATAGAAACTGATTCTGAGAATCCTGATCATACTACGAAGAGACCAGTAACCTGTTACATGACCCGAAAAAGAATTTCAACCAAAGTGCAAGCCGTGAAGACTAAAGTTGGCCCATCTTCCAGTTACAGAAACAAAATCCAGGAGAAAAATATATTCTCCTTTGGAGAAGGATTGTTTGGGAAAGGAGATGTTGCTGTCAGCAGTGGCTCCACAATACCTATGAGAAAGAATGGTAGGATAAAGATTTCTGGCATAGAGCCACGCAGGATTAACTTCAATGAGAACAACAATAAAGATGAGATTCAGGCGGCAGCGCATTGGAGTAAAATTCCATCAGATGCTGAGACTGAGAAAGCATCTCCACTTGGTGATAAGACTGGAAATTCTCATGGCTGTTTGCCTCAAGGGAAAGAACAGCACCTTGAGCAAAAGAATATAAACCAAGAAAGAGATTCCCATCAATCTCCAAGGAAAGAGTCCCGTCAGTCATTAGGGACAAACAGGGTGGATCTGCAGGGGGATTATAGCAGTCCAGCAGCACAAGAAAATGGAGATGAAAAAGGAGAATTTTTTATTCCTTCTTTAAAGAATATTATGGAAACACAAGTTGAATTCCAAAGTCCAACATTCAAATTAAATACTCCTATCTTAAGCTCTTCCCCTATCTCAGCGCCAAAAACTGACAAAATAGAGCGGACTATTTATAGTCCTGCCCCAGCGGAGGGAAGATTTACTCTGGGAAATATTCGCAGCTTCAGGACTTTGCAGACTTCAAACGCAGATTGTCATTCCCCAAATGCTAAAACAGAATCATCT GATGATGCACTGGAACTCAAAGATTCTCCTCGCCACAAGCCATCACCTCTTACGGGAAGAAAAGAAGCAGAAGGCCTTTCCGAATCATCATCTGACGATGGGGACTCTAAGAGCTTAGAAGAAG ATCATACAGAAAGAGATGTCTTGTCTCCAGAAGTTGCAACAGCTGAGAGATCCACTTTCATGCTTTATCGAAGTAAAAGGCTCCGCAATCATGAAGGGAATGATGTTCCCGAATTTGGCCCCACCTCAGCCTCTCCGAAAGGCACAACTTTAACAT GCACTGGTGATAGTGACTGGAACCCAGAGCCTTCAGAACAATACCAAGAGAATGAATTGGAAAG GGTTATCAAACTGTTTGTCCTGGCTTTGGAGAATTTCAAAGACAAAATGAAGTCAGTGACTAGAAAGAAATCCTGTGAAATTTTGATGTCTGTTTCCGAGGATATTCAACTACAACTGCAGAATATTGAGTCACAAATCCAAacagatgt TGGGAAGCTGACAAGTGCTAGTAAATCAAAAAGAAAACGGTTGGAGACAAGATTACAAG GTGGTTCCCACACTACTCCATGTGCAATGTTTGAGACATGCTTTTAA